From a region of the Methanobrevibacter sp. TMH8 genome:
- a CDS encoding DNA-directed RNA polymerase subunit D, which yields MEIEVKSKDENEIVFIVRDAEVPFVNAIRRIAMMEVPKIAIEDVNIVQNDSAMFNEVLAHRLGLTPLISNLDAIEGMEIADECDCEEYCPKCSVSFTLNKTGPAVIYSKDLVSTDSTIKPVYDTIPLLKLKEDENVELEAVAKIGLGKDHAKWMPTTVCAYKQYPEITFNEDAEVNYDLAEVCPRNILKSDKRSKKLKVQNIEDCSMCKSCVRADENDYINIGFEPNNFIFRIETDGSMPPEEVLLKACDVLSDKADKFITFSEN from the coding sequence ATGGAGATTGAAGTCAAAAGTAAAGATGAAAATGAAATTGTTTTCATAGTTCGTGATGCAGAAGTACCTTTTGTCAATGCTATTCGTAGAATTGCTATGATGGAAGTTCCTAAAATAGCTATTGAAGATGTTAACATTGTTCAAAATGATTCAGCAATGTTTAATGAGGTATTAGCTCACAGATTAGGATTAACTCCTTTAATTTCAAATTTAGATGCTATTGAAGGAATGGAAATAGCTGATGAATGTGATTGTGAGGAATATTGTCCTAAATGCAGTGTTTCTTTTACTTTAAATAAAACTGGTCCTGCTGTTATTTATTCTAAGGATTTAGTTTCAACTGACTCAACAATAAAACCTGTATATGACACAATACCGCTCTTAAAACTCAAAGAAGACGAAAATGTGGAATTAGAAGCAGTAGCAAAAATCGGTTTAGGTAAAGATCATGCCAAATGGATGCCTACTACTGTTTGTGCTTATAAACAATATCCTGAAATTACTTTTAATGAAGATGCAGAAGTTAATTATGATTTAGCAGAAGTTTGTCCAAGAAATATATTGAAATCTGACAAACGATCTAAAAAATTAAAAGTTCAAAATATTGAAGACTGTTCTATGTGTAAAAGCTGTGTGAGAGCAGATGAAAATGATTATATCAATATAGGATTTGAGCCAAATAATTTCATATTTAGAATTGAAACTGACGGATCAATGCCTCCTGAAGAGGTTTTATTAAAAGCTTGTGATGTTTTATCAGATAAAGCAGACAAGTTTATTACATTTAGTGAAAATTAA
- a CDS encoding 30S ribosomal protein S4 — protein sequence MGHPRKARKQYDTPPHPWNAERIKSENKLMVKYGLKNKKEIWKADTLVKKYSREARYLLGFSQDQVEEERNELIGHLTRQGILAENAQLEDILNLTVENVLRRRLQTMVHQKGLSRTAKEARMFVVHGHISMNGKKVDSPSYVVKRGEEDLIDYYSPAIAKQIQEYNAGKQGAPGNVGNVEKPANNSENPENSENTENVKNPENN from the coding sequence ATGGGTCATCCAAGAAAAGCAAGAAAACAATATGATACTCCACCTCATCCTTGGAATGCTGAAAGAATCAAGTCAGAAAATAAATTAATGGTTAAATACGGTTTAAAAAATAAAAAAGAGATTTGGAAAGCCGATACATTAGTTAAAAAATATAGTAGGGAAGCAAGATATTTATTAGGTTTCTCACAAGACCAAGTAGAGGAAGAGAGAAATGAATTAATTGGGCATTTAACAAGACAAGGGATTCTTGCAGAAAACGCTCAATTAGAAGATATTCTTAACTTAACTGTTGAAAATGTTTTAAGAAGAAGATTACAAACTATGGTTCATCAAAAAGGTCTTTCTCGAACAGCTAAAGAAGCAAGAATGTTCGTTGTACATGGACATATATCTATGAATGGTAAAAAGGTTGATTCTCCAAGCTATGTAGTTAAAAGAGGAGAAGAAGATCTTATTGATTACTATTCTCCTGCAATAGCTAAACAAATTCAAGAGTATAATGCTGGAAAACAAGGAGCTCCTGGAAATGTAGGTAATGTTGAAAAACCTGCAAATAATTCTGAGAATCCTGAAAATTCTGAAAACACAGAAAATGTGAAAAATCCAGAAAATAATTAA
- a CDS encoding 50S ribosomal protein L13 — MIIDGEGHILGRLASLTSKKLLEGEEIVVLNAEKIMLTGSKDWAYAKYKQRLDRASISNPRDMGPKYPRRPEEIFRRTVRGMLPIKKSKGKTAFKGLKAYVGIPKEFKEIETSKLPDAEYNNIKKGIELGEISKLLGAKF, encoded by the coding sequence ATGATTATTGATGGAGAAGGACATATTTTAGGAAGACTTGCTAGTTTAACAAGTAAAAAACTTCTTGAAGGTGAAGAAATTGTTGTTCTCAATGCTGAGAAAATAATGCTCACTGGTTCAAAAGATTGGGCTTATGCTAAATACAAGCAAAGACTTGATAGAGCAAGTATTTCTAATCCAAGGGATATGGGACCAAAATACCCAAGAAGACCTGAAGAAATATTTAGAAGAACTGTAAGGGGGATGTTACCTATTAAAAAATCTAAAGGAAAAACAGCATTTAAAGGATTAAAAGCTTATGTTGGAATTCCTAAAGAATTTAAAGAAATAGAAACATCTAAATTACCTGATGCAGAATATAATAATATTAAAAAAGGAATAGAATTAGGAGAAATTTCAAAACTTTTAGGAGCTAAATTCTAA
- a CDS encoding adenylate kinase: MKLIVLTGIPGSGSTTVLNQTLERIDYVHLNYGDVMTEIAIDKGIVSNRDELRKLSPQIQKEIQKDAAAKIKESSKDKNIIVDTHCTIATPSGFLPGLPQWVLEELKPDTFVLIEANPDEIMLRRLSDETRARDMEMYEDIQLHQEMNRAASMAYATLTGATVKILENHDGQLDDIVNQMVETFQ, from the coding sequence TTGAAATTAATAGTATTGACTGGAATTCCAGGTTCTGGAAGTACTACTGTCTTAAATCAAACATTAGAAAGAATTGATTATGTCCATTTAAATTATGGGGATGTCATGACTGAAATAGCTATAGACAAAGGTATTGTAAGTAATAGAGATGAACTTAGAAAATTATCTCCACAAATTCAAAAAGAAATACAAAAAGATGCTGCAGCTAAAATAAAGGAAAGCTCTAAAGATAAGAATATTATTGTTGATACTCATTGTACAATAGCTACTCCATCTGGTTTTTTACCAGGGCTTCCACAATGGGTTCTTGAAGAATTAAAACCCGATACTTTTGTTTTAATTGAAGCTAATCCTGATGAAATTATGCTTAGAAGACTTTCTGATGAGACCAGAGCTAGAGATATGGAAATGTATGAAGATATTCAGTTACATCAAGAGATGAATAGAGCAGCTTCAATGGCATATGCAACTCTTACTGGTGCTACTGTCAAAATATTAGAAAATCATGATGGTCAATTGGATGATATTGTTAATCAGATGGTAGAAACTTTCCAATAA
- a CDS encoding 30S ribosomal protein S11 → MAKDEKWGIANIYSSFNNTIITVTDITGAETICQWSGGKVVRADRQEASPFAAMEAATRAADDAKEKGFVGLHIKVRAPGGNGPRSPGPGAQATIRALARAGIRIGKIEDITPIPHDGTGRPGGKRGRRV, encoded by the coding sequence ATGGCGAAAGATGAAAAATGGGGAATAGCTAATATTTACTCATCATTCAATAATACTATCATCACTGTAACAGATATCACTGGAGCTGAAACCATTTGCCAATGGTCTGGTGGAAAAGTTGTACGTGCAGATAGACAAGAAGCGTCTCCTTTTGCAGCTATGGAAGCAGCTACTCGTGCAGCTGATGATGCTAAAGAAAAAGGATTTGTTGGTTTACATATTAAAGTAAGAGCTCCTGGTGGAAATGGTCCAAGAAGTCCAGGTCCTGGTGCACAAGCTACTATTCGTGCTTTAGCTAGGGCAGGTATAAGAATTGGTAAAATTGAAGATATTACTCCAATTCCTCACGATGGTACTGGACGACCTGGTGGTAAAAGAGGAAGAAGAGTTTAA
- a CDS encoding 50S ribosomal protein L34e, which produces MPELRYRSRSYKRINKRTPGGQNVLRYKKKKPSKHVCAECGATLHGVPRGRPYELGKLSKSKKRPNRPFGGYLCSKCLRDHFKSEARS; this is translated from the coding sequence ATGCCTGAATTAAGATATAGATCTAGATCATATAAAAGAATCAATAAAAGAACACCTGGTGGACAAAATGTCTTAAGGTATAAAAAGAAGAAACCAAGTAAGCATGTATGTGCTGAATGTGGTGCAACTTTACATGGTGTTCCAAGAGGAAGACCTTATGAGTTAGGAAAATTATCAAAATCTAAAAAAAGACCTAATCGGCCGTTTGGAGGATATTTATGTTCCAAATGTCTCCGTGATCATTTCAAATCAGAGGCAAGGTCATAA
- a CDS encoding EMC3/TMCO1 family protein has protein sequence MVLEIIFNGLNSIFGPIIALDPMPHNPMLTIFLISTIIAFVTTLANKLLVDQDEMEASRNEMKQFQEKMKEAQMSGDAKALAKAQAMQKDVMAKQSDMMKNSFKPLIVTLVPIMLMFWWMAQPTNPINGVLVHLPQFAYYVLLVPLWQSLYGMFYGGANYIPFVAGWLGWYIMCTFAMTQILRKFMGFKSGF, from the coding sequence ATGGTTTTAGAAATAATTTTCAATGGATTAAATTCGATTTTCGGTCCAATAATTGCTTTGGATCCTATGCCTCATAATCCTATGCTCACAATTTTCTTAATATCAACTATTATTGCTTTTGTAACTACATTAGCAAATAAATTATTAGTTGATCAAGACGAAATGGAAGCTTCAAGAAATGAAATGAAGCAGTTCCAAGAAAAAATGAAAGAAGCTCAAATGAGTGGGGATGCTAAAGCATTAGCAAAAGCTCAAGCTATGCAAAAAGATGTTATGGCTAAACAAAGTGATATGATGAAAAATTCTTTCAAGCCATTAATTGTAACCTTAGTTCCAATAATGTTAATGTTTTGGTGGATGGCTCAACCAACTAACCCTATTAATGGAGTACTTGTTCATCTTCCACAGTTTGCTTATTATGTACTGTTGGTTCCTCTTTGGCAATCCCTTTATGGCATGTTCTATGGAGGAGCAAATTATATACCATTTGTTGCAGGATGGTTAGGTTGGTACATAATGTGTACATTTGCTATGACACAAATTCTTAGAAAATTTATGGGCTTTAAATCTGGATTTTAG
- a CDS encoding 50S ribosomal protein L14e, which translates to MASIEVGRVCVKTAGREAGEKCVIVELIDENFVEVVGGSVKNRRCNINHLEPLEETLDVSGDIEAIKKDLESL; encoded by the coding sequence ATGGCATCCATAGAAGTAGGAAGAGTATGTGTTAAAACAGCTGGTAGAGAAGCTGGAGAAAAATGTGTAATTGTTGAATTAATCGATGAAAACTTTGTAGAAGTTGTTGGAGGATCTGTTAAAAATAGAAGATGTAATATCAATCATTTAGAACCCCTTGAAGAAACTTTAGATGTTTCTGGTGACATTGAAGCTATTAAAAAAGATTTAGAATCTTTATAA
- a CDS encoding 50S ribosomal protein L18e gives MARRVIKTNPNLTGLIKNLKDKSYNEEVAIWKDVAHRLERSTRRQAEVNLSDINRVSEENQTVLVPGKVLSNGQLDHKVSIAALNFSKTAREKIEGSGGECISISEIIEKNPKGSNIKIVE, from the coding sequence ATGGCTAGAAGAGTTATCAAGACAAATCCTAACCTCACTGGACTTATAAAAAATCTTAAAGATAAATCTTACAATGAAGAGGTAGCTATTTGGAAAGATGTTGCACATAGATTAGAACGATCAACAAGAAGACAAGCAGAGGTTAACTTATCTGATATCAATAGAGTCTCAGAAGAAAATCAAACTGTTCTTGTTCCTGGTAAAGTTTTATCTAATGGTCAACTTGACCATAAAGTTAGTATTGCAGCTTTAAACTTTTCAAAAACAGCTAGAGAGAAAATCGAAGGATCTGGTGGAGAATGCATTTCTATCAGTGAAATAATCGAAAAAAATCCTAAAGGTAGTAATATAAAGATTGTAGAATAA
- a CDS encoding 50S ribosomal protein L18, giving the protein MAQGSKYKVAFRRRREGKTNYAARMKLVDLDKSRLVVRVSNANVTAQIIDVGENGDETIVSAHSNELQKMGWLGGTSNTSAAYLTAYLCGKKALNKGVTTAVLDIGLKPSIKGSKIFAAVKGANDAGLDVPFGETIVPEEDRITGEHIAEYAKSLDDDEVKKQFSKYIERGLQPVDLPNHFEDIKNKIENA; this is encoded by the coding sequence TTGGCACAAGGATCTAAATATAAAGTGGCATTTAGAAGAAGAAGAGAAGGGAAAACTAACTATGCTGCTAGAATGAAATTAGTAGATTTAGATAAGTCTAGATTAGTAGTTAGAGTTTCAAATGCTAATGTCACAGCTCAAATAATTGATGTTGGAGAAAATGGTGATGAAACCATTGTATCTGCACATAGTAATGAATTACAAAAAATGGGTTGGTTAGGTGGAACCAGTAACACAAGTGCAGCTTATTTAACAGCTTACCTATGTGGTAAAAAAGCTTTAAATAAAGGTGTAACAACTGCAGTTTTAGACATTGGTTTAAAACCATCTATTAAAGGTTCTAAAATATTTGCAGCTGTTAAAGGAGCTAATGATGCAGGATTAGATGTTCCTTTCGGTGAAACTATTGTACCTGAAGAAGATAGAATAACTGGTGAACATATAGCAGAATATGCTAAATCTTTAGATGATGATGAAGTTAAAAAACAATTTTCTAAATATATAGAAAGAGGACTTCAACCTGTAGATTTACCTAATCATTTTGAAGATATTAAAAATAAAATTGAAAATGCTTGA
- a CDS encoding uL15 family ribosomal protein gives MIRKTRKINKMRGSRSIGGGCTKKRRGAGHKGGKGKAGLGKHHWTWTVKNDPKHFGKYGFKRPQKMLKKSNPVNIGYLDDNSENLLAKGIATKEGDSIIIDVTDLGYDKVLGKGKILKPLKIKSPMFSASAEDKIQEAGGEAIKL, from the coding sequence ATGATTAGAAAAACTCGTAAAATTAATAAAATGAGAGGTTCTAGGTCTATTGGTGGTGGATGTACCAAAAAAAGGAGAGGTGCAGGTCACAAAGGTGGAAAAGGTAAAGCTGGATTAGGCAAACACCACTGGACATGGACTGTTAAAAATGATCCAAAGCATTTTGGAAAATATGGATTTAAAAGACCTCAAAAAATGCTAAAAAAATCTAACCCTGTTAATATAGGTTATTTAGATGATAACTCAGAAAATTTGTTAGCTAAAGGAATAGCTACAAAAGAAGGAGATTCTATTATTATCGATGTAACTGACTTAGGTTATGATAAAGTTTTAGGTAAAGGTAAAATTTTAAAACCATTAAAAATTAAATCTCCAATGTTTTCTGCTTCTGCAGAAGATAAAATACAAGAAGCTGGTGGAGAAGCTATAAAATTATAG
- a CDS encoding 30S ribosomal protein S9: MKKVVHTSGKRKTAIARGTVQEGKGRVRINKRPIELYSPELARLKLNEPLTLAGDLANDVDINVKVIGGGVMGQAEAARMVIAKGLVQWTNDMDLKEKFVQYDRTMLVGDPRRSEPKKYGGPGARARKQKSYR; encoded by the coding sequence ATGAAAAAAGTTGTTCACACTAGTGGAAAACGTAAGACAGCTATTGCTCGTGGTACTGTTCAAGAAGGTAAAGGTAGAGTTAGAATAAACAAACGCCCAATTGAATTATACTCCCCAGAACTTGCTAGATTAAAATTAAATGAACCATTAACTTTAGCTGGAGATTTAGCTAATGATGTTGATATCAATGTTAAAGTTATTGGTGGAGGAGTTATGGGTCAAGCAGAAGCTGCTCGAATGGTAATTGCAAAAGGATTAGTTCAATGGACTAACGACATGGATTTAAAAGAAAAATTTGTTCAATATGATAGGACAATGTTAGTAGGAGATCCAAGACGTTCAGAACCTAAAAAATATGGTGGTCCTGGAGCAAGAGCTCGTAAACAAAAAAGTTATCGGTGA
- the rpmD gene encoding 50S ribosomal protein L30, whose translation MFFVVRVRGTTGVKRDIADTLDMLRLNRINHGVLVEENPSFEGMLQKSKDYITWGEITSETLSDIISKRGEFIGGLKVTDEVLAEKTDYSSIDDLSEALINGDIKATDIDMKPVFRLHPPRKGYESIRRSIREGGSLGYRGESIEDLVKRMC comes from the coding sequence ATGTTTTTTGTTGTAAGAGTTAGAGGTACAACTGGTGTCAAAAGAGATATTGCTGATACTTTAGATATGTTAAGATTAAATAGAATCAATCATGGAGTTTTAGTAGAAGAAAATCCAAGTTTTGAAGGAATGCTTCAAAAATCTAAAGATTACATTACTTGGGGAGAAATTACTTCTGAAACTTTATCTGATATTATATCTAAAAGAGGAGAATTTATTGGTGGCTTAAAAGTTACTGATGAAGTTTTAGCTGAAAAAACTGATTATTCTTCTATTGATGATTTATCTGAAGCTTTGATTAATGGTGATATTAAAGCAACTGACATTGATATGAAACCAGTATTTAGACTACATCCTCCAAGAAAAGGTTATGAAAGTATTAGGCGTTCAATCAGAGAAGGAGGATCTTTAGGTTACAGAGGAGAATCTATTGAAGATCTAGTCAAAAGAATGTGCTAG
- a CDS encoding 30S ribosomal protein S13, whose translation MEDDFKHLVRISRKDVDGNKTIEHALTDIKGVGLSLSRSLGLAMGFDLNQKIGYISDEDVIKIEEALEDPQKYNIPVWMLNRQRDYATGETTHLIESDLVMTLRDDLNRMKKTRSYKGRRHEVGLPVRGQRTKSTFRKGSSVGVSRRRG comes from the coding sequence ATGGAAGACGATTTTAAGCACTTGGTGCGTATTTCCAGAAAGGATGTAGATGGTAATAAAACTATCGAACATGCTTTAACCGATATCAAAGGTGTAGGATTATCCTTATCAAGGTCTCTTGGTTTAGCTATGGGCTTTGATTTAAACCAAAAAATCGGATATATCTCAGATGAAGATGTTATAAAGATTGAAGAAGCTTTAGAAGATCCTCAAAAGTATAACATTCCTGTATGGATGTTAAATAGACAACGTGACTATGCAACTGGTGAAACTACTCATTTAATTGAATCTGATCTTGTTATGACTTTAAGAGATGATTTAAACAGAATGAAAAAGACCAGAAGTTATAAAGGAAGAAGACATGAAGTCGGTCTCCCTGTAAGAGGTCAAAGAACTAAATCTACATTTAGAAAAGGTTCATCTGTTGGTGTAAGTAGAAGAAGAGGATAA
- a CDS encoding RNA-guided pseudouridylation complex pseudouridine synthase subunit Cbf5, with protein MKKLLIKSEGNTDPKYGSKPKDRSIEEHISKGVINLDKPSGPTSHEIDSWVKRILNVEKTGHGGTLDPKVTGVLPIGIDSATRVIQLLLAAPKEYVCLLTFHKDVSEENIRSIFDEFQGKIYQTPPVKSAVKRELRVRTIYYTNILEIDGRDVLFKIGCEAGTYVRTYCHDIGEALGTGAHMSELRRTQVGSFTEDNNLITLQDLTDAFYYWDKENDESYLRKCILPMESATEHLPKVFIRDSAVDAICHGADLAVGGVLSLSEDVKKGDTVVIFTLKGELVASAQALLNAEEILTSSSGIVFDTKKVFMGTGIYPMMWK; from the coding sequence ATGAAAAAATTATTAATAAAATCAGAAGGAAATACAGATCCTAAATATGGTTCAAAACCTAAAGATAGATCTATTGAAGAACATATTTCTAAAGGAGTTATTAATTTAGACAAACCATCTGGGCCTACATCACATGAAATTGATTCATGGGTTAAAAGGATTCTCAATGTTGAAAAAACTGGTCATGGTGGAACTCTTGATCCAAAAGTTACAGGTGTTTTGCCTATTGGTATAGACTCTGCAACAAGAGTTATCCAACTTCTTTTAGCTGCTCCAAAAGAATATGTTTGTTTATTAACTTTTCATAAAGATGTTTCTGAGGAAAATATTAGATCAATTTTTGATGAATTTCAAGGGAAAATATATCAAACTCCTCCTGTAAAATCTGCTGTCAAAAGGGAATTACGTGTTAGAACAATTTATTATACAAATATTCTTGAAATTGATGGAAGAGATGTACTCTTTAAAATAGGATGTGAAGCTGGAACATATGTAAGGACTTATTGTCATGACATTGGTGAAGCTTTAGGAACTGGTGCACATATGAGTGAATTAAGAAGAACTCAAGTAGGATCATTTACAGAAGATAATAATCTTATAACTTTACAAGATTTAACCGATGCATTTTACTATTGGGATAAAGAAAATGATGAATCATATCTTAGAAAATGTATTTTACCAATGGAATCAGCTACTGAACATTTACCCAAAGTATTTATAAGAGATTCTGCTGTTGATGCAATTTGTCATGGTGCTGATTTAGCAGTTGGTGGAGTTTTATCTTTATCTGAAGATGTAAAAAAAGGAGATACTGTAGTCATATTTACTCTCAAAGGTGAGTTAGTAGCTTCTGCACAAGCTCTTTTAAATGCTGAAGAAATTTTGACTTCTTCTTCAGGAATTGTCTTTGATACAAAAAAAGTTTTTATGGGGACTGGAATCTATCCAATGATGTGGAAATAA
- the rpsE gene encoding 30S ribosomal protein S5, giving the protein MSFNMEDWEPKTKVGRMVKEGTITDIDEIFEKGLPIMELEIVDALVPDLEEEVMDVNLVQRMHKSGRKVNFRVIVAVGNKNGYVGLGQGKAREVGPAIRKAVDNAKYNIIKVRRGCGDWGCVCGREHTVPFKVEGKTGSVSVTLMPAPAGVGLAVGDVGKTVMKLAGIADVWSQTSGQTQTTVNFANATFEALKQLSKVKASEKDLKNMGVCSS; this is encoded by the coding sequence ATGAGTTTTAATATGGAAGACTGGGAACCTAAAACAAAAGTTGGTAGAATGGTCAAAGAAGGTACCATTACTGACATAGATGAAATATTTGAAAAAGGTCTCCCAATTATGGAATTAGAAATCGTTGATGCTTTAGTTCCTGATTTAGAAGAAGAAGTAATGGATGTAAACTTAGTTCAAAGGATGCATAAATCCGGAAGAAAAGTTAACTTCAGAGTAATTGTTGCAGTAGGCAATAAAAATGGTTACGTTGGCTTAGGTCAAGGTAAAGCTCGTGAAGTTGGTCCAGCTATCAGAAAAGCTGTTGATAATGCTAAATATAATATTATCAAAGTAAGAAGAGGCTGTGGAGATTGGGGTTGTGTATGTGGAAGAGAACATACGGTTCCTTTCAAAGTAGAAGGTAAGACTGGAAGTGTAAGTGTTACTTTAATGCCAGCTCCTGCTGGTGTTGGATTAGCTGTTGGAGATGTTGGTAAAACTGTAATGAAACTTGCAGGAATTGCTGATGTATGGTCTCAGACAAGTGGTCAAACCCAAACTACTGTTAACTTTGCAAATGCTACTTTTGAAGCTTTGAAACAGCTAAGTAAAGTTAAAGCAAGTGAAAAAGATCTTAAAAATATGGGTGTATGCTCTAGCTAA
- the secY gene encoding preprotein translocase subunit SecY, protein MILDYLKPLFSILPQVKSPIHRQDFKEKLKWTAIVLVLYFFLTQIPLYGLSPLAVDQFAQMRAVMAGSFGSILTLGIGPIVTSSIVLQLLVGAKILKLDLSKHEDKAMFQGTQKILAIVFTVFEAGVLVYTGSLIPTDPSLLWLLMVQLIIGAILILFLDEVVSKWGFGSGIGLFIAAGVSQSIIVGTFNFLPTAASPGVMPGMIPKFIQSLIAGSPDPTILIPLFATIGVFLVAVYGESMRVEIPISHGQVKGHGRIRGSVAKYPLKFIYASNMPVILTSALLVNVSLMASVFQKAGFPILGHVANSKPIDGLAYYLTTPSSLGVLFTDPLKVLIYGIFFVGFCILFSWLWVEMSGLNAKEVSKQLYNSGIQIPGFRSSKRQLYKIMRKYIPALTVLGGAFVGLLAFGADLTQAVGGGTGVLLTVGIVYKLYEEIAQEQLMDMHPMLRKFLGDN, encoded by the coding sequence ATGATTTTAGATTATTTAAAACCATTGTTTTCTATTTTGCCTCAGGTGAAGTCACCGATTCATAGGCAAGATTTTAAAGAGAAATTAAAATGGACAGCTATTGTGTTGGTATTATATTTCTTCCTGACTCAAATACCATTGTATGGATTAAGTCCTTTAGCTGTAGATCAATTTGCTCAAATGAGAGCAGTCATGGCTGGTAGCTTTGGTTCAATCCTTACTTTAGGAATTGGTCCAATTGTTACTTCATCTATTGTATTGCAACTTTTGGTTGGAGCTAAAATTTTGAAATTAGATCTTTCTAAACATGAAGATAAAGCAATGTTCCAAGGTACTCAGAAAATATTAGCTATTGTCTTCACAGTATTTGAAGCAGGAGTTCTTGTTTATACTGGAAGTTTGATTCCGACTGATCCTTCCCTTTTATGGCTTTTAATGGTTCAACTGATTATTGGTGCTATTTTAATATTGTTCCTTGATGAAGTTGTTTCAAAATGGGGTTTTGGAAGTGGTATAGGCTTATTTATTGCTGCTGGCGTATCTCAATCAATTATTGTGGGAACATTCAACTTCTTACCAACTGCAGCAAGTCCAGGTGTAATGCCAGGTATGATTCCTAAGTTTATACAATCTTTAATCGCAGGTTCACCAGATCCGACTATATTGATTCCATTATTTGCTACTATTGGTGTTTTCTTAGTTGCTGTTTATGGAGAAAGTATGAGGGTAGAAATACCAATATCTCATGGACAAGTTAAAGGACATGGTAGAATTAGAGGTTCAGTAGCTAAATATCCTTTAAAATTCATTTATGCAAGTAATATGCCAGTTATTTTAACTAGTGCACTTCTTGTTAATGTTTCATTAATGGCAAGTGTATTCCAAAAAGCAGGATTCCCAATTTTAGGTCATGTTGCAAATAGTAAACCTATAGATGGTTTGGCATATTATTTAACGACTCCTTCAAGTTTAGGAGTATTATTCACCGATCCTCTTAAAGTTTTAATTTATGGTATTTTCTTTGTAGGATTTTGTATCCTTTTCTCATGGTTATGGGTAGAAATGAGTGGATTGAATGCAAAAGAAGTATCAAAACAATTATATAATTCAGGAATTCAAATTCCAGGGTTTAGGAGCAGTAAGAGACAATTATATAAAATAATGAGAAAATATATTCCTGCACTAACTGTACTTGGAGGTGCATTTGTAGGTTTACTTGCATTTGGAGCAGATTTAACTCAAGCTGTTGGTGGAGGTACTGGTGTTTTACTTACTGTTGGTATTGTCTATAAGTTATATGAAGAAATAGCTCAAGAACAACTTATGGATATGCATCCTATGCTTAGGAAGTTTTTAGGAGATAATTAA
- the cmk gene encoding (d)CMP kinase yields MIITVGGLAGSGTTTAADVLSKKLDIPFVSAGNIFRDMAKEKGMSLLEFSKFAEDNTAIDIELDKRQVEIAKKSENLILEGRLSAHFVDADLRIWLLAPLYIRAERVCNRESKSMEQAEEEIRIREESEALRYLDIHNIDINNLDIYDLILNTKRFDPVSISKIILTTLKVI; encoded by the coding sequence ATGATTATAACAGTCGGTGGCTTAGCAGGTAGTGGAACCACTACTGCAGCTGATGTATTGTCAAAAAAACTTGATATTCCTTTTGTTTCTGCGGGAAATATCTTTCGAGATATGGCAAAAGAAAAAGGGATGTCTCTTCTTGAATTCAGTAAATTTGCTGAAGATAATACTGCTATCGATATAGAACTTGATAAAAGACAAGTTGAAATAGCTAAAAAATCTGAAAATCTTATTTTAGAAGGGAGACTTTCTGCTCACTTTGTTGATGCGGATCTTCGAATTTGGTTACTTGCTCCCCTATATATTAGGGCTGAGCGTGTTTGTAATCGTGAATCTAAATCAATGGAACAAGCTGAAGAAGAAATAAGAATCCGTGAAGAAAGTGAAGCTTTAAGATATTTAGATATTCATAATATAGATATTAATAATCTTGATATCTATGATTTAATTTTGAATACTAAAAGATTCGATCCTGTTAGTATTTCAAAAATCATATTAACAACATTAAAGGTGATATAA